From Chryseobacterium salivictor, a single genomic window includes:
- the zwf gene encoding glucose-6-phosphate dehydrogenase, translated as MLKTSKKKSDPTIFIIFGGTGDLTKRKIMPALYNLFLNKWLPENFAIIGTSSTKTNVQKYIDDLQSAVDEFSRNGKTNEEDWKRFSANITFQDADVTDSAAFKPFAKLIDQYKKEWQKTPSIIYYCAVAPRFFCTIAENISKAKLENDPKTTRIIIEKPFGIDLESARELNKKLLGIFAETQIYRIDHYLGKEVVQNIMAFRFANSIMEPLWNRNHVEHVQISVTEQIGIEGRGNYFEHAGILRDMIQNHLLQLLCIISMEPPINFNADEVRDRKVDVLKAMRKIETGKVETMSARGQYSSGWIEGKEVLGYREEKNVDPDSNTETYAALKLYVDNWRWQGVPFYLRTGKRLFKSASTITLQFREIPHNIFLSEESGAPKQNRLVISIQPDMAIRFQLQSKVPGLEMNLNTVDVVFDYSAGKKTDSPEAYETLLLDAITGDQTLFMRADQVEAAWELIMPILNYWEKNKEQNFPNYSADSWGPENAEALIAKDGYHWFNLPDNK; from the coding sequence ATGCTAAAGACTTCAAAAAAAAAATCAGATCCCACGATTTTTATCATTTTCGGCGGAACAGGAGATTTGACCAAGCGGAAAATAATGCCCGCGCTTTACAACCTTTTTCTCAATAAATGGTTGCCTGAAAATTTTGCAATTATTGGCACTTCGTCAACCAAAACGAATGTTCAAAAATATATTGATGACTTACAATCTGCCGTCGACGAGTTTTCCCGAAATGGCAAAACCAATGAAGAAGACTGGAAAAGATTTTCCGCAAATATTACTTTTCAGGATGCTGATGTTACAGATTCTGCAGCGTTTAAACCCTTTGCAAAACTGATTGATCAATATAAAAAGGAATGGCAGAAAACGCCTTCTATTATTTATTACTGCGCCGTGGCACCACGCTTTTTCTGCACGATAGCCGAAAATATTTCAAAAGCTAAACTCGAAAATGATCCGAAGACAACACGGATTATTATAGAAAAACCGTTTGGAATCGACCTGGAATCTGCCAGGGAACTCAACAAAAAACTGCTTGGTATTTTTGCAGAAACGCAGATTTACAGAATCGACCATTATTTGGGTAAAGAAGTGGTGCAGAATATCATGGCTTTCCGTTTTGCGAATTCTATTATGGAGCCACTTTGGAACCGAAATCATGTGGAGCACGTTCAGATTTCGGTTACGGAACAGATTGGGATCGAAGGTCGAGGTAATTATTTTGAACATGCGGGCATTTTGCGGGATATGATTCAAAATCATTTGTTGCAGTTGCTCTGTATTATTTCAATGGAACCACCGATAAACTTTAATGCCGATGAGGTTCGGGATAGAAAAGTGGATGTTTTAAAAGCAATGCGTAAAATTGAAACCGGAAAAGTGGAAACCATGTCTGCACGAGGCCAGTACAGTTCCGGATGGATAGAAGGGAAAGAAGTTTTAGGCTATCGCGAAGAGAAAAATGTAGATCCCGATTCGAATACAGAAACCTATGCTGCTCTAAAACTTTATGTGGATAACTGGCGCTGGCAAGGCGTTCCCTTTTATTTGAGAACAGGCAAGCGGCTTTTCAAATCAGCTTCTACAATTACCCTGCAGTTTCGGGAAATTCCGCACAATATTTTTCTGTCGGAAGAATCCGGTGCTCCAAAGCAAAACCGATTGGTGATCAGTATTCAACCCGATATGGCAATCCGTTTTCAACTGCAAAGTAAAGTTCCGGGGCTCGAAATGAATTTAAATACGGTAGATGTTGTTTTTGATTATTCGGCAGGAAAAAAAACAGATTCGCCGGAAGCCTACGAAACCCTTTTGCTGGATGCTATTACCGGTGATCAAACGCTGTTTATGCGGGCTGACCAGGTAGAAGCTGCCTGGGAATTGATTATGCCGATCCTCAATTACTGGGAAAAAAATAAGGAACAGAATTTCCCCAACTATTCGGCAGATTCCTGGGGGCCGGAAAATGCCGAAGCCCTGATTGCAAAAGATGGTTATCATTGGTTCAACCTGCCTGATAATAAATAA